In one window of Burkholderia sp. NRF60-BP8 DNA:
- a CDS encoding M24 family metallopeptidase gives MGQPIALFRCTYTHNAPLTIMTMLRPTHRPEDCEPTADEIAQIRRDRLASVRRELKKRDLTAAILFDPTHMRYATGSRNMQVYSMRNPARYLFVPAEGKVVLFEYAGCEFLADGLDTVDEVRPATAISYYFCDDMLRQTTERWADEIDDLVRACGGGKRIAIESATSAAAFALQARGYELSDAQEPLERARAIKVKNEIKMIRASLRAAEAGVHKLEAALVPGISENELWSHLHQHVIETDGDYVETRLISSGPRTNPWFQESSPRKIQAGELVGLDTDVVGRFGYYADFSRTFLCGDGPASAAQKTLYRLAYEQIHTNMENVKAGTTFQEFIAKAWQIPQPYRARRYFALAHGVGMTGEYPYICHREDNDTKGYDGVIEPGMTLCIESYIGHEDGGEGVKLEEQVYVRDDGQLELLSDYPFERRLLA, from the coding sequence GTGGGCCAACCCATCGCACTATTTCGTTGTACTTACACTCATAACGCTCCCCTTACCATCATGACGATGCTTCGACCGACTCACCGCCCGGAAGATTGCGAGCCGACCGCCGACGAAATCGCCCAGATCCGGCGCGACCGGCTTGCCTCGGTTCGGCGGGAACTGAAGAAACGCGACCTGACCGCCGCGATCCTGTTCGACCCCACTCACATGCGATATGCAACCGGCTCGCGCAACATGCAGGTGTATTCGATGCGTAATCCCGCACGCTATCTATTCGTTCCGGCCGAGGGAAAGGTGGTGCTGTTCGAATACGCAGGATGCGAATTCCTGGCCGACGGACTCGATACCGTGGACGAAGTCCGGCCGGCCACCGCGATTTCATACTATTTTTGTGACGACATGCTGCGTCAGACCACCGAACGCTGGGCGGACGAGATCGACGATCTGGTTCGCGCATGCGGTGGCGGCAAGCGGATCGCGATCGAAAGTGCGACATCGGCGGCCGCATTTGCGCTGCAAGCGCGCGGCTACGAACTTTCGGACGCCCAGGAGCCGCTCGAACGCGCCCGTGCAATCAAGGTGAAGAACGAGATCAAGATGATCCGTGCGTCGCTGCGCGCGGCAGAGGCGGGGGTGCACAAGCTCGAAGCCGCCCTCGTGCCCGGCATCAGCGAGAACGAGCTGTGGTCGCACCTGCATCAGCATGTGATCGAGACCGACGGCGACTACGTCGAAACCCGCTTGATAAGCTCGGGCCCGCGCACGAATCCATGGTTCCAGGAAAGCAGCCCGCGCAAGATCCAGGCGGGAGAACTGGTCGGGCTCGACACCGACGTGGTGGGACGCTTCGGCTACTACGCGGATTTCTCGCGCACGTTTCTATGCGGCGACGGCCCCGCGTCCGCCGCGCAAAAGACGCTATACCGACTCGCCTATGAACAGATCCACACGAACATGGAAAACGTAAAGGCCGGCACCACGTTCCAGGAATTCATCGCGAAGGCGTGGCAGATCCCGCAACCGTACCGCGCACGCCGCTATTTCGCGCTGGCCCACGGCGTCGGGATGACGGGCGAATACCCGTACATCTGCCATCGCGAGGACAACGATACAAAGGGCTATGACGGCGTGATCGAACCCGGCATGACGCTGTGCATCGAGAGCTACATCGGCCATGAGGACGGTGGCGAGGGCGTGAAGCTAGAGGAACAGGTGTACGTGCGCGACGACGGCCAACTCGAACTGCTGTCCGACTACCCGTTCGAACGCCGTCTGCTCGCCTGA
- a CDS encoding DUF3313 domain-containing protein encodes MNRTIKPSHLLNAALCVALAGCAGVQPTRYSGIESSPYLRSDPQDKSGRVPYRYALPADWHKYRKLILDPVVVYRGADHQFGDLTEQDKSTLAAYMGDTFAKKLGKRFELTSTPGADTLRVKLTLTGAVTTTTFAGAFAHFDLAGNVYNGVQAIRGREGAFTGSVIYAVEIRDASTNRLISAYVTKQYPNAMNIGASFGALGAAKTGIDKGADALVAQFD; translated from the coding sequence ATGAACCGAACGATCAAGCCCAGCCACCTGCTCAACGCCGCGCTGTGCGTCGCGCTCGCCGGATGCGCCGGCGTTCAGCCCACCCGCTACAGCGGCATCGAATCGTCGCCGTACCTGCGCAGCGATCCGCAGGACAAATCCGGCCGCGTGCCCTACCGCTACGCGCTGCCGGCGGACTGGCACAAGTACCGGAAGCTGATCCTCGACCCGGTGGTCGTCTATCGCGGCGCCGATCATCAGTTCGGTGACCTGACCGAACAGGACAAGTCGACGCTCGCCGCGTACATGGGCGACACGTTCGCGAAGAAGCTCGGCAAGCGCTTCGAGCTGACGAGCACGCCAGGCGCCGACACGCTGCGCGTAAAGCTGACGCTGACGGGCGCCGTGACGACGACGACGTTCGCCGGTGCGTTCGCGCATTTCGATCTCGCGGGGAACGTCTACAACGGCGTGCAGGCGATCCGCGGTCGCGAAGGCGCGTTCACGGGCTCGGTGATCTACGCGGTGGAGATCCGCGATGCGTCGACGAACCGGCTGATCAGCGCGTACGTGACGAAGCAGTATCCGAACGCGATGAACATCGGCGCGAGTTTCGGCGCGCTCGGCGCCGCAAAAACCGGCAT
- a CDS encoding TetR/AcrR family transcriptional regulator — MTIPTDDPGRRARKRIQMLAHLAATGARLFDAHGYDAVTMEQIAAQADVAKRTLYNHFPTKEAVLAHWLEGELARDLAHLQHDVARRKTFASRIGCVLDASAAWCEQHPAYLLAYLRHRFLSIGAAEPERAGEHGSDIASVWQQLIAAGQQAGELNRTLRADQLATWFHHLYLAAMLRWLTVPGLSLKREFQSVAKLFIEGTEAKS, encoded by the coding sequence ATGACGATTCCGACCGACGATCCGGGCCGCCGCGCACGCAAACGCATCCAGATGCTCGCGCATCTCGCCGCGACCGGCGCGCGCCTGTTCGATGCGCACGGCTACGATGCCGTCACGATGGAGCAGATCGCCGCGCAGGCCGATGTCGCGAAGCGCACGCTGTACAACCACTTTCCGACGAAGGAAGCCGTGCTCGCGCACTGGCTCGAAGGCGAACTCGCGCGCGATCTCGCGCATCTGCAGCACGACGTCGCGCGGCGCAAGACCTTCGCGTCGCGCATCGGCTGCGTGCTCGACGCGTCGGCCGCGTGGTGCGAGCAACATCCGGCGTACCTGCTCGCGTACCTGCGGCACCGCTTCCTGAGCATCGGCGCCGCCGAACCGGAGCGCGCGGGAGAGCACGGCAGCGATATCGCATCGGTGTGGCAGCAATTGATCGCCGCCGGGCAGCAGGCCGGCGAACTGAACCGCACGCTACGGGCCGATCAGCTCGCAACCTGGTTCCATCACCTGTATCTCGCGGCGATGCTGCGCTGGCTGACCGTGCCGGGGCTGTCGCTGAAACGGGAGTTTCAGTCGGTCGCGAAGCTGTTCATCGAAGGCACGGAAGCGAAGAGCTGA
- a CDS encoding glycosyltransferase — protein sequence MKLVIATYGTEGDTRPLAALGRALLDAGHDVRLLADAATLGSAAALGVPSAPLSGDIRRAIAPEGALADAVRGRGGFNDTSKALAAIANANTAAWMREVADASAGCDALLVSGLASFVGLSVAEYRRIPAIGAGMIPITPTAEFASPFLPPGKLPRWLNRASHRLVNALLWRAFRKSTNAARASVCGLPPRKHVWTDHPMLYGVSPALLSGPADWPANVQACGQWRIDARAWAPPPELSAFLDAGEPPVYIGFGSMAGFDRAAMAAALTQALAGRRALFYPGWSGVDAALLPTHVRVIGDTPHDWLFPRVAMAIHHGGSGTTHSAARAGIPSVVVPFAGDQFFWANRLQRLGVADAPVAGRRVDAAALARAIAFAERGETKTRATQLGARLAQEDGLKRAVSAIERWVQPRAT from the coding sequence ATGAAACTCGTCATCGCCACCTACGGCACCGAAGGCGACACGCGTCCGCTCGCGGCGCTGGGCCGCGCGCTGCTGGATGCCGGTCATGACGTCCGGCTGCTGGCCGATGCGGCGACGCTCGGCTCGGCCGCTGCGCTCGGCGTGCCGTCGGCGCCGCTGTCCGGTGACATCCGTCGCGCGATTGCGCCGGAAGGCGCGCTGGCCGACGCGGTGCGCGGGCGCGGCGGCTTCAACGATACGTCAAAGGCGCTCGCCGCGATCGCGAATGCGAACACGGCCGCATGGATGCGCGAAGTCGCGGACGCGTCGGCCGGGTGCGACGCGCTTCTCGTGTCGGGGCTTGCGTCGTTCGTCGGGTTGTCGGTCGCGGAGTATCGCCGCATACCGGCGATCGGCGCGGGCATGATCCCGATCACGCCGACCGCCGAATTCGCGTCGCCGTTCCTGCCGCCGGGGAAGCTGCCGCGCTGGCTGAATCGCGCGAGCCATCGGCTCGTGAATGCGTTGCTGTGGCGCGCGTTCAGGAAATCGACCAATGCGGCGCGCGCGAGCGTATGCGGATTGCCGCCGCGCAAGCACGTGTGGACCGATCATCCGATGCTGTACGGCGTATCGCCGGCGCTGCTGTCCGGCCCGGCGGACTGGCCGGCGAACGTGCAAGCATGCGGCCAGTGGCGGATCGATGCGCGTGCGTGGGCGCCGCCGCCGGAACTGTCGGCGTTTCTCGACGCGGGCGAACCGCCCGTGTACATCGGATTCGGCAGCATGGCCGGCTTCGATCGTGCGGCGATGGCCGCGGCGCTGACGCAGGCGCTGGCCGGCCGACGCGCGCTGTTCTATCCGGGCTGGAGCGGCGTCGATGCAGCGCTGCTGCCGACGCACGTTCGCGTGATCGGCGACACGCCGCACGACTGGCTGTTCCCGCGCGTCGCGATGGCGATTCATCACGGCGGGTCGGGCACCACGCATTCGGCCGCGCGGGCCGGCATTCCGTCGGTGGTCGTGCCGTTCGCGGGCGATCAGTTTTTCTGGGCGAACCGGCTGCAACGGCTCGGTGTCGCGGATGCGCCGGTCGCGGGGCGGCGCGTGGACGCCGCCGCGCTGGCGCGCGCGATCGCGTTTGCCGAACGGGGCGAGACGAAAACGCGTGCGACGCAACTCGGTGCGCGCCTCGCGCAAGAGGACGGGTTGAAGCGGGCCGTCAGTGCGATCGAACGCTGGGTGCAACCGCGCGCGACGTGA
- a CDS encoding ABC transporter permease has protein sequence MIFQGFGPLLWAGTVETVKLAVLSLAASLILGLAGAAAKLSANRGLKAVGTFYTTLIRAVPDLVLMLLLFYGIQILLNDVTDLLGWDQIDIDPFVAGVVTLGFIYGAYFTETFRGAFLAVPRGQLEAGFAYGMSGWRVFYQILFPQMMRFALPGIGNNWQVLVKATALVSIIGLADVVKASQDAGKSTLDFFFFTLAAGAIYLAITTVSNVVLHHLEKRYSVGVRRLAL, from the coding sequence ATGATCTTCCAAGGATTTGGCCCGCTGCTGTGGGCCGGCACGGTCGAGACCGTGAAGCTCGCGGTGCTGTCGCTCGCCGCGTCGCTGATACTGGGCCTCGCGGGCGCGGCCGCCAAACTGTCGGCCAACCGCGGGCTCAAGGCGGTCGGCACGTTCTATACGACGCTGATCCGCGCGGTGCCCGATCTCGTGCTGATGCTGCTGCTGTTCTACGGGATCCAGATCCTGCTGAACGACGTGACCGACCTGCTCGGCTGGGACCAGATCGACATCGACCCGTTCGTGGCCGGCGTCGTGACGCTCGGCTTCATCTACGGCGCGTACTTCACCGAGACGTTCCGCGGCGCGTTCCTCGCGGTGCCGCGCGGCCAGCTCGAAGCCGGCTTCGCGTACGGGATGAGCGGCTGGCGCGTGTTTTACCAGATCCTGTTCCCGCAGATGATGCGCTTCGCGCTGCCGGGCATCGGCAACAACTGGCAGGTGCTCGTGAAGGCCACCGCGCTCGTGTCGATCATCGGCCTCGCCGACGTCGTGAAGGCGTCGCAGGACGCGGGCAAGAGCACGCTCGATTTCTTCTTCTTCACGCTGGCCGCGGGTGCGATCTACCTCGCGATCACGACGGTGTCCAACGTCGTGCTGCATCACCTCGAGAAACGTTATTCCGTCGGCGTCCGGAGGCTCGCACTGTGA
- a CDS encoding TetR family transcriptional regulator, whose amino-acid sequence MDNPTRSERTRTAAIQAALAILERDGPGKLTFDAISRESGISKGGLMHQFRTKGDVLNALMEHQQDTYQRFQRDYLAARDPGEAQPTLAAQIATMREVIDQQPSAALAIMAALVEDPAPLQKVRETDAEIVKRMTVESGDPELALLRWKAAWGLALSAMFGLCPLSADERARLFDRLLDETQWPAGGGDAAPRGARAAKTPRKK is encoded by the coding sequence ATGGATAACCCGACGCGTTCCGAGCGAACGCGCACTGCCGCGATCCAGGCGGCGCTCGCGATCCTCGAGCGCGACGGCCCGGGCAAGCTCACGTTCGATGCGATTTCGCGCGAAAGCGGGATCAGCAAGGGCGGGCTGATGCATCAGTTCCGCACGAAAGGCGATGTGCTGAACGCGCTGATGGAACATCAGCAGGACACCTACCAACGTTTCCAGCGCGACTATCTGGCCGCGCGCGATCCGGGCGAAGCGCAGCCGACGCTGGCCGCGCAGATCGCGACGATGCGCGAAGTGATCGACCAGCAGCCGTCCGCGGCGCTCGCGATCATGGCGGCGCTGGTCGAGGATCCCGCGCCGCTGCAGAAGGTGCGCGAGACCGATGCCGAGATCGTGAAGCGGATGACGGTCGAATCCGGCGATCCCGAGCTCGCGCTGCTGCGATGGAAAGCGGCGTGGGGGCTCGCGCTATCGGCGATGTTCGGGCTGTGTCCGCTGTCGGCCGACGAGCGCGCCCGGCTGTTCGACCGGCTGCTCGACGAGACGCAATGGCCGGCGGGCGGCGGCGATGCCGCGCCACGCGGTGCGCGGGCGGCGAAAACGCCGCGGAAAAAATGA
- a CDS encoding ABC transporter substrate-binding protein: MKKLALSIALVCLAVGAHAKDWSTIRFGVDASYPPFESKDASGKVVGFDVDLGNEICARLKAKCVWIENDFDGMIPALKAKKFDGVLSSMSMTPARAEQIAFSDKLFNTPTRLVAKKGANLQPTAESLKGKSVGVEQGTIQETYAKAYWAPKGVQVVPYQNQDGVYQDLMSGRLDAALQDAVQADIGFLKTPRGANFDFAGKDIDDPKTLGNGAGIGLRKDDADLKAKIDRAIADIIKDGTYKKLEKKYFAFDVYGG; encoded by the coding sequence ATGAAGAAACTCGCGCTCAGTATTGCCCTCGTCTGCCTCGCGGTCGGTGCTCACGCCAAGGATTGGTCGACGATCCGCTTCGGCGTCGACGCCAGCTATCCGCCGTTCGAATCGAAGGACGCAAGCGGCAAGGTCGTCGGCTTCGACGTCGATCTCGGCAACGAGATCTGCGCCCGGCTGAAGGCGAAATGCGTGTGGATCGAGAACGACTTCGACGGGATGATCCCGGCGCTGAAGGCGAAGAAGTTCGACGGCGTGCTGTCGTCGATGTCGATGACGCCGGCGCGCGCCGAACAGATCGCGTTCTCCGACAAGCTGTTCAACACGCCGACGCGTCTCGTCGCGAAGAAGGGCGCAAACCTGCAGCCGACGGCCGAATCGCTGAAGGGCAAGTCGGTCGGCGTCGAGCAGGGCACCATCCAGGAAACCTACGCGAAGGCGTACTGGGCGCCGAAGGGCGTGCAGGTCGTGCCTTACCAGAACCAGGACGGCGTGTACCAGGACCTGATGTCGGGCCGCCTCGACGCGGCGCTGCAGGATGCGGTGCAGGCCGACATCGGCTTCCTGAAGACGCCGCGCGGCGCGAACTTCGATTTCGCCGGCAAGGACATCGACGATCCGAAGACGCTCGGCAACGGCGCGGGCATCGGCCTGCGCAAGGACGACGCCGACCTGAAGGCGAAGATCGATCGCGCGATCGCCGACATCATCAAGGACGGCACGTACAAGAAGCTCGAGAAGAAGTACTTCGCATTCGACGTCTACGGCGGCTGA
- a CDS encoding ABC transporter ATP-binding protein: protein MYKLTVDNLHKKFGDNEVLKGVSMKAKAGDVISIIGSSGSGKSTFLRCINFLEQPCSGQITIGSEPIQTTRDRNGSLRVADQKQLQRMRTKLAMVFQHFNLWAHMTVLENVIEAPMAVLGVGKDEAIARARKYLEKVGLAPRVEGMYPSHLSGGQQQRVAIARALAMEPEVMLFDEPTSALDPELVGEVLKVMQKLAEEGRTMVVVTHEMGFARNVSNHVIFLHQGKIEEEGDPQQILVNPKSERLGQFLSGRLK from the coding sequence ATGTACAAGCTTACCGTTGACAACCTGCACAAGAAGTTCGGCGACAACGAGGTGTTGAAGGGCGTGTCGATGAAGGCGAAGGCCGGCGACGTGATCAGCATCATCGGCTCGAGCGGCTCCGGCAAGAGCACGTTCCTGCGCTGCATCAACTTCCTCGAACAGCCGTGCTCGGGGCAGATCACGATCGGCAGCGAGCCGATCCAGACCACGCGCGACCGCAACGGCTCGCTGCGCGTGGCCGACCAGAAGCAGTTGCAGCGGATGCGCACGAAGCTCGCGATGGTGTTCCAGCACTTCAACCTGTGGGCGCACATGACGGTGCTCGAGAACGTGATCGAAGCGCCGATGGCCGTGCTCGGCGTCGGCAAGGACGAGGCGATCGCGCGGGCGCGCAAGTATCTGGAGAAGGTCGGCCTCGCGCCGCGCGTCGAAGGCATGTACCCGTCTCACCTGTCGGGCGGCCAGCAGCAGCGCGTCGCGATCGCGCGCGCACTGGCGATGGAGCCGGAAGTGATGCTGTTCGACGAGCCGACGTCGGCGCTCGATCCGGAATTGGTCGGCGAAGTGCTGAAGGTGATGCAGAAGCTGGCCGAGGAAGGCCGCACGATGGTCGTCGTCACGCACGAGATGGGCTTCGCGCGCAACGTGTCGAACCACGTGATCTTCCTGCATCAGGGGAAGATCGAGGAAGAGGGCGATCCGCAACAGATTCTCGTGAATCCGAAAAGCGAGCGGCTCGGGCAGTTTCTGTCGGGGCGGTTGAAGTAA
- a CDS encoding ABC transporter permease has translation MIELVGQYWQSYLYSDGYRFSGLAITLWLLVVSIAFGFALAVPLAIARASSNRWISGPVWLYTYVFRGTPLYVQLLMCYTGIYSLQVVHNHELLDTFFRNAMNCTLLAFVLNECAYATEIFAGAIKATSAGEIEAGMAYGMSRFKLYTRVILPSALRRSLPSYSNEVILMLHATTLAFTATVPDILKVTRDVNSATYMSFQAYGIAAVLYAVVVFALIWAFRKLEARWLAYLAPRSH, from the coding sequence GTGATCGAACTCGTTGGCCAGTACTGGCAAAGCTATCTCTATTCCGACGGCTACCGCTTCAGCGGCCTCGCGATCACGCTGTGGCTGCTGGTCGTGTCGATCGCGTTCGGTTTCGCGCTCGCCGTGCCGCTCGCGATCGCGCGGGCGTCGTCGAACCGCTGGATCTCGGGGCCCGTATGGCTCTATACGTATGTGTTCCGCGGCACGCCGCTCTACGTGCAGCTGCTGATGTGCTACACGGGCATCTACAGCCTGCAGGTGGTGCACAACCACGAGCTGCTCGACACGTTCTTCCGCAATGCGATGAACTGCACGCTGCTCGCGTTCGTGCTGAACGAATGCGCGTATGCGACGGAGATCTTCGCGGGCGCGATCAAGGCGACGTCGGCCGGCGAGATCGAGGCCGGGATGGCCTACGGGATGTCGCGCTTCAAGCTGTATACGCGGGTCATCCTGCCGTCCGCGCTGCGCCGCTCGCTGCCGAGCTACAGCAACGAAGTGATCCTGATGCTGCACGCGACGACGCTCGCGTTCACCGCGACCGTGCCCGACATCCTGAAGGTCACGCGCGACGTCAATTCGGCCACCTACATGTCGTTCCAGGCCTACGGCATCGCGGCCGTGCTGTACGCCGTCGTCGTGTTCGCACTCATCTGGGCGTTCCGCAAGCTCGAGGCGCGCTGGCTCGCGTACCTCGCGCCGCGCAGCCATTGA
- the hutC gene encoding histidine utilization repressor, translated as MTTPIYQEIKDFILARIHAGEWAEGDQVPSENELAREFNVARMTVNRALRELTAEQVLTRTRGSGTYVASPKYESTLVAIRSISDEVAARGHGYRAQVLQVGAAVADAKLADELQLDTGSPIFHSRVLHFENDTPVQLEERWVNPACAPEYALQDFTTTTPNQYLTRVAPLQRVEYRIEAAMPDAETRRHLTMDDREPCLLLHRRTWSQGMVASVANLWHPGSRYRFTGHF; from the coding sequence ATGACCACACCGATCTATCAGGAAATCAAGGACTTCATCCTCGCGCGCATTCATGCCGGCGAATGGGCCGAAGGCGACCAGGTGCCGTCGGAGAACGAGCTCGCGCGCGAATTCAACGTCGCGCGCATGACCGTCAACCGCGCGCTGCGCGAGCTGACGGCCGAACAGGTGCTCACGCGCACGCGCGGCTCCGGCACCTATGTCGCGTCGCCGAAATACGAATCGACGCTCGTCGCGATCCGCAGCATCTCCGACGAAGTCGCCGCGCGCGGCCACGGCTATCGCGCGCAGGTGCTGCAGGTCGGCGCGGCCGTCGCCGATGCGAAACTCGCCGACGAGCTGCAGCTCGACACCGGCAGCCCGATCTTCCATTCGCGCGTGCTGCATTTCGAGAACGACACGCCCGTGCAGCTCGAGGAACGTTGGGTCAATCCGGCCTGCGCGCCCGAATACGCGCTGCAGGACTTCACGACCACGACGCCGAACCAGTACCTGACGCGCGTCGCGCCGCTGCAGCGCGTCGAATACCGGATCGAGGCCGCGATGCCCGACGCCGAAACGCGCCGCCACCTGACGATGGACGATCGCGAGCCATGCCTGCTGCTGCATCGGCGCACGTGGTCGCAGGGGATGGTCGCGTCGGTCGCGAATCTGTGGCATCCGGGCAGCCGCTACCGGTTCACCGGGCATTTCTGA